The Fusobacterium necrophorum subsp. necrophorum genome has a window encoding:
- a CDS encoding zeta toxin family protein — protein MSKDLYIFAGVNGAGKSTLYNSHIDDEGIKNSVRINTDEIVRTFGDWRNNVDQIKAGKIAIKLKNECFNKEKSFNEETTLTGKTILKTIEKAKELGYKIHLFYVGVNNPEIAKERVKNRVLRGGHNIEPEIIEKRYYESLENLKKIISKCDYVKIYDNTSMYKNIFSSIDNKITKNNTELPEWSKEAIKEKINSINRSNSDLFKKEENEIKKVEKIQNPLVEKILKRRENQNNDKGLKK, from the coding sequence ATGTCTAAGGATTTATATATTTTTGCAGGAGTTAATGGTGCTGGGAAATCTACATTATATAATTCTCACATAGATGATGAAGGAATAAAAAATAGTGTAAGAATTAATACAGATGAAATTGTTCGTACCTTTGGAGATTGGAGAAATAATGTAGATCAAATAAAAGCTGGGAAAATAGCAATTAAATTAAAGAATGAATGTTTTAACAAAGAAAAGTCTTTCAATGAAGAAACAACTTTAACCGGAAAAACTATTTTAAAAACGATAGAGAAAGCAAAAGAGTTGGGATATAAAATACATTTGTTTTATGTGGGAGTTAATAATCCTGAGATTGCAAAAGAAAGAGTAAAAAACAGGGTTTTAAGGGGGGGACATAATATTGAGCCTGAAATAATAGAAAAGCGATATTATGAATCTCTTGAAAATTTAAAAAAGATTATATCAAAATGTGATTATGTAAAGATTTATGATAATACTAGTATGTATAAAAACATTTTTTCTTCTATTGATAATAAAATAACAAAAAATAATACAGAACTACCAGAATGGTCAAAAGAAGCGATCAAAGAAAAAATAAATAGTATTAATAGGAGCAATAGTGATTTATTCAAAAAAGAAGAAAACGAAATAAAAAAAGTAGAAAAAATACAAAATCCATTAGTAGAAAAAATTTTGAAAAGAAGAGAAAATCAAAATAATGATAAAGGATTAAAAAAATGA
- a CDS encoding Fic family protein: MNFNKEEILDYNFYVNLHQKLFHKVYPEIAGEVRMSGTIQKSEPLLNGKSIQYATGKELLFEGKNFIDKFETELKEQRINKREQITFFIEKIRSIWQKHYFFEGNTRTTALYTDLMAIKYDIPFQVTRGNISELRNGFVLATAKNEYSKLYSYFNNNIREEQKKNLGENFLVEKILKKRENQNNNDKGLKK, from the coding sequence ATGAATTTTAATAAAGAAGAAATTTTAGATTATAATTTCTATGTAAATTTGCATCAGAAACTATTTCATAAAGTTTATCCAGAAATTGCTGGAGAGGTTAGAATGTCAGGAACAATTCAAAAAAGTGAACCACTATTAAATGGAAAATCTATACAATATGCAACCGGGAAAGAACTGCTTTTTGAAGGAAAAAATTTTATTGATAAGTTCGAAACTGAATTAAAAGAACAAAGAATTAATAAAAGAGAACAAATAACATTTTTTATTGAAAAGATAAGAAGTATATGGCAAAAGCATTATTTTTTTGAAGGGAATACTAGAACAACAGCTCTATATACAGATTTAATGGCTATTAAATATGACATCCCTTTTCAAGTGACAAGAGGAAATATTAGTGAATTAAGAAATGGATTTGTATTAGCTACTGCAAAAAATGAATATAGTAAATTATACAGCTATTTTAATAATAATATTAGAGAAGAACAAAAAAAGAATCTAGGGGAAAATTTTTTAGTAGAAAAAATTTTGAAAAAAAGAGAAAATCAAAATAATAATGATAAAGGATTAAAAAAATGA
- a CDS encoding Fic family protein produces MDKQTEELFKKLDAMYYLNKKPKEQNFKEEKNNYYKIRKKVKEIKKEIKNLLKNNREELKLNYNFYMKLHKKLFEEIYPEISGKLRDVNVIKREDILNGQSVKYGTSLELRMEGKSFLDNFENKILKAPQTQKKETLIKNTIELWRKHYFFEGNTRTTALFIDIVALKHNIEINLMNKELKNFRNSLVLATENKNFNMLNGYFYDSKITQKEKNNPLVEKIQSKRENKEQNIYKGLTRK; encoded by the coding sequence ATGGATAAGCAAACAGAAGAATTATTTAAAAAATTAGATGCAATGTATTATTTAAATAAGAAACCAAAAGAACAAAATTTTAAAGAAGAAAAAAACAATTATTATAAAATACGCAAAAAAGTTAAGGAAATAAAAAAAGAAATAAAAAATTTATTGAAAAATAATAGAGAAGAACTAAAATTAAATTATAATTTTTATATGAAACTACACAAAAAACTTTTCGAGGAAATATATCCAGAGATATCTGGTAAATTGAGAGATGTAAATGTGATAAAAAGAGAAGATATTTTAAATGGGCAATCTGTAAAGTACGGAACTTCTTTAGAGTTACGAATGGAAGGAAAAAGCTTCTTGGATAATTTTGAAAATAAAATACTAAAAGCTCCTCAAACCCAAAAGAAAGAAACTTTAATAAAAAACACAATTGAATTATGGAGAAAACATTATTTTTTTGAAGGAAATACAAGAACAACAGCCTTGTTTATAGATATTGTGGCTTTAAAGCATAATATTGAAATAAATTTAATGAACAAAGAACTTAAAAATTTTAGAAACAGTTTAGTATTAGCTACTGAGAATAAAAATTTCAATATGTTAAATGGGTATTTTTATGATTCAAAAATTACTCAAAAAGAAAAGAATAATCCTTTAGTTGAAAAAATTCAGTCTAAGAGAGAAAATAAAGAACAAAATATATATAAAGGATTAACAAGAAAATAA
- a CDS encoding recombinase family protein: MKKYGYIRVSSNTQDETRQRKAMLKKFVLPENIFLDRASGKNFIGRSEWAKMLAKVVIGDVIVIKELDRLGRNNNKIKENYKLIKDKGVFLEFIDEPILNTYGKSTLEIELIQPLVLHLLG; the protein is encoded by the coding sequence ATGAAAAAATATGGATATATTAGAGTTTCAAGTAATACTCAAGATGAAACAAGACAGCGAAAAGCAATGCTAAAAAAATTTGTTTTACCTGAAAATATTTTTTTAGATAGAGCTTCGGGGAAAAATTTTATAGGTCGTTCAGAATGGGCAAAAATGCTAGCTAAAGTTGTAATAGGAGATGTCATAGTTATAAAAGAATTGGATCGATTAGGAAGAAACAACAATAAAATTAAAGAAAATTATAAGCTTATAAAAGATAAAGGAGTTTTCTTAGAATTTATTGACGAACCTATTTTAAATACTTATGGAAAATCAACTCTTGAAATAGAATTAATTCAGCCACTTGTATTACATTTGCTTGGATAA